In a single window of the Thermococcus sp. genome:
- a CDS encoding HIT domain-containing protein, whose amino-acid sequence MKFLWAPWRIEYIRSPKYDGCIFCDFPKENRDRERLILYRGKHAFVIMNNYPYNPGHVMVVPYRHVANWEDLTDKELLDIMKLSQLMIRAITRAMNPDGFNMGVNLGHVAGAGIDSHVHLHIVPRWNGDTNFMPVVADTKVIPESLQEAYDELRKAIEEVEKGNKHKKVPNL is encoded by the coding sequence GTGAAGTTCCTGTGGGCACCCTGGAGAATAGAGTACATACGCTCACCGAAGTATGATGGTTGCATATTCTGCGACTTCCCGAAGGAGAACAGGGACAGGGAGAGGCTGATCCTCTATCGGGGAAAGCACGCCTTTGTCATAATGAATAACTACCCCTACAATCCCGGCCATGTCATGGTCGTTCCCTACCGGCACGTCGCCAACTGGGAGGATCTGACTGACAAAGAACTACTCGACATAATGAAACTCTCCCAGCTCATGATAAGGGCAATAACGAGGGCAATGAACCCGGACGGCTTCAACATGGGGGTGAACCTGGGCCACGTTGCAGGTGCTGGAATCGACAGCCACGTCCACCTCCACATAGTCCCACGCTGGAACGGTGACACAAACTTCATGCCTGTAGTTGCGGATACAAAGGTCATCCCCGAATCCCTTCAGGAGGCCTACGACGAGCTTAGGAAGGCAATTGAGGAAGTTGAAAAGGGAAATAAACATAAAAAGGTGCCCAACCTTTAA